A genomic region of Oenanthe melanoleuca isolate GR-GAL-2019-014 chromosome 25, OMel1.0, whole genome shotgun sequence contains the following coding sequences:
- the LOC130262804 gene encoding Fc receptor-like B, translating into MGAAQTVFLAGTTQLLVQPPWTPAVLWDRVTLTCRGSGTDGDTRWYKDERLWLPERRNNFTVTESGTYRCHRPGSGYSPLVRVSNDSLVLQVPAGALLEGDTVTLRCRSWRDLPLNSVSFYRDGEQLATLQNGTELSLSHLQLQHSGNFSCSGWAIFQPFRSAAVPVTVQELFTVPLLEGPPRAPRGVPPQSQLPQHPQPPAAPSPPPVPLLPGRAVGGGPAGVPAAPGARRGGLPLGELQLRGALRGGNRAEEQRPARRHGAHARGRWTPLELSGCGGRCVPAVPGPARCGLALADPRGCQEAPGKGPPRAGPSGHLHGAAGAAWAALGTR; encoded by the exons ATGGGGGCAG cccagaccgTGTTCCTCGCTG GTaccacccagctcctggtgcagccCCCCTGGACTCCGGCGGTGCTGTGGGACCGGGTGACACTGACCTGCCGGGGCTCGGGGACCGACGGGGACACCCGCTGGTACAAGGACGAGCGGCTCTGGCTGCCAGAGAGACGCAACAACTTCACTGTCACCGAGAGTGGCACCTATCGGTGTCACAGACCCGGCAGTGGGTACAGCCCACTCGTGAGGGTGTCAAATG actcgctggtgctgcaggtgccgGCGGGGGCGCTGCTGGagggggacacggtgacactgcGCTGCCGGAGCTGGCGGGACTTGCCGCTCAACTCAGTGTCCTTCTACCGTGATGGGGAGCAACTGGCGACTCTCCAGAATGGCACcgagctgtccctgtcccatctgcagctgcagcacagcgGCAACTTCAGCTGCTCGGGCTGGGCGATATTTCAGCCCTTCCGTTCGGCGGCGGTGCCAGTGACAGTGCAGG agctcttcaCGGTGCCGCTGCTGGAGGGTCCCCCCCGAGCTCCCCGAGGGGTCCCCCCTCaatctcagctgcctcagcacccccagccccctgcggcccccagcccccctcctGTACCGCTTCTACCGGGACGGGCAGTCGGTGGGGGGCCCGCAGGGGTCCCCGCAGCTCCTGGTGCCCGCCGTGGGGGTCTCCCACTCGGGGAATTACAGCTGCGAGGTGCGCTCCGAGGGGGGAACCGTGCGGaagagcagcgcccggctcggCGTCACGGTGCGCA TGCCCGTGGCCGCTGGACACCCCTGGAGCTCAG tggcTGCGGGGGTCGTTGTGTCCCTGCTGTTCCTGGTCCTGCTCGCTGTGGCCTTGCACTGGCGGATCCACGCGG GTGCCAGGAAGCGCCAGGAAAG GGCCCCCCCCGTGCAGGACCCTCAGGCCACCTACATGGAGCTGCGGGGGCCGcgtgggcagccctgggaacCCGGTGA